One window from the genome of Metabacillus flavus encodes:
- a CDS encoding nucleoside transporter C-terminal domain-containing protein: MYFLINLLGIFVVIALVFACSPQKREVKWKSIGILLAAELLITWFMLGTEIGGKAIGTFASFFTWLIACANEGISFVFPSVMANDTVDFFFSALLPIIVIVTFFDILSYFGILTWIIDKVGWVISKISGLPKLESFFSIQMMFLGNTEALAVIRQQLVVLKENRLLTFGIMSMSSISGSIIGAYLTMVPAEYVFSAIPLNCLNALLLASILNPAVVPKEEDIVYVPPKSEKKDFFSTISNSMMVGMNMVIVILAMVIGYVALTAVLNGILGFFADGLTIQKIFSIIFSPFAFLLGLSGKDTMYVAQLMGIKMATNEFVAMLDLKNNLNTLSPHTVAVATTFLTSFANFSTVGMIYGTFSSVLGEEKSSMIGKNVWKLLVSGMAVSLLSAMIVGLYVW, encoded by the coding sequence ATGTATTTTTTAATTAACCTGCTGGGCATCTTCGTTGTAATCGCTCTTGTCTTTGCCTGTTCTCCGCAAAAGAGAGAGGTAAAATGGAAGTCGATTGGAATTTTGCTCGCGGCTGAACTGCTTATTACCTGGTTCATGCTTGGTACAGAAATCGGCGGTAAGGCAATTGGCACGTTTGCTTCATTTTTTACTTGGCTGATTGCATGCGCAAATGAGGGGATTTCGTTCGTCTTTCCTTCCGTCATGGCCAATGACACGGTAGATTTCTTTTTTAGTGCACTTCTTCCTATCATTGTAATTGTCACCTTTTTTGATATATTATCTTATTTTGGTATCTTGACTTGGATTATTGATAAAGTAGGCTGGGTGATCTCGAAAATTTCCGGGTTGCCGAAGCTTGAAAGCTTTTTTTCCATTCAAATGATGTTTCTGGGAAATACAGAAGCACTGGCGGTTATCCGGCAGCAGCTGGTTGTTCTAAAAGAGAACCGACTTCTAACCTTTGGAATCATGAGTATGAGCAGCATAAGCGGGTCGATCATCGGCGCCTACTTAACGATGGTTCCGGCTGAGTATGTGTTCAGTGCGATTCCTCTGAACTGCCTGAATGCACTCCTTCTTGCAAGTATTTTGAATCCTGCAGTTGTCCCTAAAGAGGAAGACATTGTGTACGTTCCGCCAAAAAGCGAAAAGAAGGATTTCTTTTCGACCATTTCCAACAGTATGATGGTTGGAATGAACATGGTGATTGTAATACTGGCAATGGTAATTGGATATGTAGCCCTAACGGCTGTCTTGAATGGTATTCTTGGCTTTTTCGCAGACGGTCTGACCATTCAAAAAATCTTCTCCATCATTTTCAGTCCTTTTGCATTCCTTCTTGGTTTGTCAGGAAAGGATACGATGTATGTAGCTCAGCTTATGGGAATTAAGATGGCGACAAATGAATTTGTGGCTATGCTTGACTTGAAAAATAATCTGAATACGCTCAGCCCGCATACTGTTGCCGTTGCAACGACGTTTCTAACCTCCTTTGCAAACTTCAGTACTGTAGGAATGATTTACGGCACATTCAGCTCCGTTTTAGGAGAGGAAAAATCCTCGATGATTGGGAAAAATGTCTGGAAGCTGCTTGTCAGCGGTATGGCAGTCTCCCTGTTGAGTGCCATGATTGTAGGCTTATACGTTTGGTGA
- a CDS encoding type 1 glutamine amidotransferase, translating to MKTALYKSDIHFPELNEFDLLIVLGGPMNIDQTDEYPWLKQEKEYISKAIHSGKKVLGICMGSQLTASALGANVSKNAFEEVGWHEVKMRETRIPGLPTSFKAMQWHGDTFDLPEDCIWLAESEACSNQAFLYDERVIGLQFHLEFTEEIVSKVAESETPSKGQYVQSLKEIAEGRHYFQQSKRLVSCFLDYLNQQ from the coding sequence ATGAAGACAGCTTTATATAAGAGTGACATCCATTTCCCGGAATTGAACGAGTTTGATCTGCTTATTGTTCTCGGCGGTCCGATGAATATCGATCAAACAGACGAATATCCTTGGCTGAAGCAAGAAAAAGAGTATATTTCCAAAGCCATACATTCAGGTAAAAAGGTGCTGGGAATTTGTATGGGATCTCAGTTAACCGCGAGTGCTTTGGGCGCAAACGTAAGCAAAAACGCGTTTGAAGAAGTAGGATGGCATGAGGTGAAAATGAGAGAGACTCGAATTCCGGGTCTGCCAACCAGTTTTAAAGCGATGCAATGGCATGGGGATACATTTGATCTCCCGGAAGACTGCATTTGGCTGGCAGAGAGCGAAGCTTGTTCCAACCAGGCGTTTCTATACGATGAGCGGGTCATCGGTCTCCAGTTTCATCTGGAGTTTACAGAAGAAATTGTTTCTAAAGTTGCCGAGAGTGAAACTCCTTCAAAGGGACAGTATGTTCAAAGTTTGAAAGAAATTGCAGAAGGCAGACATTATTTTCAGCAATCAAAAAGATTAGTTAGCTGCTTTCTAGATTATTTGAATCAGCAATAG
- a CDS encoding SDR family oxidoreductase: MGRLENKTAVITGAATGIGRATAEIFAREGAKVICADINEDEMKKTVEKIKENGGQAEATYLDVSSEESVAAFAGKLKESYGTIDILFNNAGVDQQGGKVHEYPVELFDKIIAVDLRGTFLASKYLIPLMLDNGGSIINTSSMSGRAADLDRSGYNAAKGGITNFTRAMAIDYARDGIRVNSLSPGTIETPLIDTLVGGKDEDMGEKFREANKWITPMGRLGRPEEMANVALFLASDDSSYVTGEDITADGGIMAYTWPGKMLIEAEKWKKGTE; encoded by the coding sequence ATGGGAAGATTAGAAAACAAGACAGCTGTCATTACTGGTGCTGCAACCGGAATCGGACGGGCGACCGCCGAAATTTTTGCCAGAGAAGGCGCTAAAGTGATTTGTGCGGATATCAATGAAGATGAAATGAAGAAAACCGTGGAAAAAATCAAAGAAAATGGCGGACAGGCTGAAGCAACTTATCTCGACGTTTCCAGTGAGGAAAGCGTAGCTGCTTTTGCCGGGAAATTAAAAGAATCGTATGGAACCATTGATATACTTTTCAATAACGCAGGCGTTGATCAGCAAGGCGGAAAAGTGCACGAATACCCAGTCGAGCTGTTTGATAAAATTATAGCCGTCGATTTGCGCGGAACGTTCCTTGCGAGCAAATACTTAATCCCGCTCATGCTTGATAACGGAGGGTCGATTATCAATACCTCCTCAATGTCAGGGAGAGCAGCCGACCTTGACCGCTCTGGATACAATGCTGCAAAAGGCGGAATCACAAACTTTACACGGGCAATGGCGATTGATTATGCCCGTGATGGAATCCGTGTAAACTCCCTCTCTCCTGGAACAATTGAAACGCCTTTAATTGACACACTTGTAGGCGGCAAAGACGAAGATATGGGCGAGAAATTCAGAGAAGCCAACAAGTGGATTACCCCGATGGGCAGACTCGGGCGTCCGGAAGAAATGGCAAACGTCGCTCTATTCCTGGCATCAGACGACAGCTCTTATGTAACGGGCGAAGACATTACCGCTGATGGCGGAATTATGGCTTATACGTGGCCGGGAAAAATGCTGATTGAGGCTGAAAAATGGAAAAAAGGTACGGAATGA
- a CDS encoding nuclease-related domain-containing protein translates to MIIKKRKSPLIILKLQALQRRLPDNHPKVPQITEELKKRMAGYRGELAADYQLSLYSQEKQFILQDLRLPCETSYFQMDTLIITSKYAIILEIKNIAGTIFFEPNFNQLIRTKDGQETAFADPILQTERLQFLLKQWFVNNGFPYVPIFSLVVISNPQTIIQSPHAYQSKLAEKIIHCEKLPLKMKQIESDVNTGILSEKEFRKLKKFLMKEHSEADFPILDRFGLTHEDLLKGVFCPVCILLTERYKGGWYCLKCQNKYRNAHLEALNDYKLLISSTITNKEIRDYLQLVSPSSATKLLHSLNLKSTGQNKGRVYELSLKEKSTT, encoded by the coding sequence ATGATCATTAAGAAGAGAAAATCCCCGCTCATCATCCTCAAATTACAAGCTCTGCAGAGAAGATTGCCGGACAATCATCCAAAGGTACCCCAAATTACTGAAGAACTCAAAAAAAGAATGGCAGGCTATAGAGGTGAACTTGCTGCTGACTATCAGCTTTCCCTTTATTCTCAAGAGAAACAATTTATTTTACAGGATTTACGTCTTCCTTGCGAAACGTCTTATTTCCAAATGGATACTCTGATTATAACCTCTAAATATGCAATTATTTTAGAAATAAAAAATATAGCGGGAACCATATTTTTTGAACCGAATTTTAATCAGCTAATTCGGACCAAAGATGGACAGGAAACAGCTTTTGCTGATCCTATTCTTCAGACAGAACGCCTTCAATTTCTTCTCAAGCAATGGTTTGTGAATAACGGTTTCCCCTATGTTCCTATTTTCTCTCTAGTAGTCATCAGTAATCCGCAAACCATTATCCAATCGCCGCATGCCTACCAGTCTAAATTAGCAGAAAAAATCATTCACTGTGAAAAACTTCCTCTGAAAATGAAACAAATAGAGTCTGATGTTAATACCGGTATTCTTAGTGAAAAAGAATTTAGAAAGCTAAAAAAATTTTTAATGAAAGAACACAGTGAGGCAGATTTCCCCATACTTGATAGATTTGGATTAACACATGAGGACCTGTTAAAAGGAGTTTTCTGTCCGGTTTGCATACTCTTAACTGAGAGATATAAAGGCGGCTGGTATTGCTTAAAATGCCAGAATAAGTATAGAAACGCTCACCTTGAAGCGCTAAATGATTACAAACTGCTAATTAGTTCTACGATTACGAATAAAGAAATCCGTGATTACTTGCAGCTTGTTAGCCCCTCTTCAGCAACAAAGCTCCTCCATTCCCTCAACCTAAAATCCACCGGCCAAAACAAAGGCAGAGTTTACGAACTCTCGCTCAAAGAAAAAAGCACCACTTGA